One part of the Tunicatimonas pelagia genome encodes these proteins:
- a CDS encoding 3-keto-disaccharide hydrolase → MRRIYLMTVLLAVLSLSVHLSLLAQDGWTKLFDGKSLDGWKASENPETFSVEDGMIVVDGPRAHLFYVGDVYDHSFKNFEFKADVKTMPGANSGMYFHTEYQDEGWPNKGYEVQVNNSHTDWRRTASLYGVDDVRGAPADDNEWFTQHIIVQDSLVTIKVDGEIITEYVEPKDVKEDAGSSGRYLDTGTFALQGHDPESKVYYKNIMVKALPD, encoded by the coding sequence ATGAGACGAATTTACTTGATGACTGTTTTACTAGCTGTTCTATCGCTCAGCGTTCACCTTAGCCTATTGGCACAAGACGGTTGGACGAAACTATTTGATGGTAAAAGCTTAGATGGCTGGAAGGCTAGTGAAAACCCGGAAACCTTTAGTGTAGAAGACGGAATGATTGTGGTGGATGGCCCTCGCGCCCATTTATTTTATGTAGGGGATGTGTACGACCACTCTTTTAAGAATTTTGAGTTTAAGGCGGATGTCAAGACGATGCCTGGAGCCAACTCAGGGATGTACTTTCACACTGAATACCAAGATGAAGGTTGGCCGAATAAGGGATACGAAGTACAGGTGAATAACTCCCATACGGATTGGCGACGAACCGCTAGTCTCTACGGAGTAGATGACGTTCGGGGGGCTCCCGCCGATGATAATGAGTGGTTCACTCAGCATATTATTGTACAGGATAGTTTAGTTACGATTAAGGTAGACGGAGAAATAATCACCGAATACGTAGAACCAAAAGACGTAAAAGAAGATGCCGGGAGCAGTGGACGCTACTTAGATACCGGAACATTTGCTTTGCAGGGGCACGATCCTGAGAGCAAAGTGTACTACAAGAACATTATGGTAAAGGCATTGCCGGATTAA
- a CDS encoding SOS response-associated peptidase, whose product MCGRYSIGPEIETLVEKLRVALPPDFAPHYNAAPSQHLPVVSNQQSDRVTLYQWGMIPFWAKSSSGQRLINARSETVHEKSTFKRAFRSQRCLVPAGGYYEWKKTPQGKEPYRIILADKLPFVFAGIWQQPGELSATGTPEYSIITTQAPSSIKDIHDRMPVILDEAAWDFWLSDTEDGEGLQDVLRPLDDNKLRAYPVSKRVNNVQNDDAELITPLSNG is encoded by the coding sequence ATGTGCGGCCGATACAGCATTGGACCCGAAATTGAAACGTTAGTAGAAAAGCTCCGGGTAGCTTTACCCCCGGATTTTGCTCCTCATTACAACGCTGCTCCGTCGCAGCACTTACCGGTAGTAAGTAATCAACAATCTGACCGGGTAACTTTATACCAGTGGGGGATGATTCCTTTTTGGGCGAAGAGCTCCAGCGGACAGCGACTCATTAATGCCCGATCCGAAACCGTTCACGAAAAAAGTACATTCAAACGAGCGTTTCGTTCGCAACGTTGCTTAGTGCCGGCGGGCGGTTACTACGAATGGAAGAAGACCCCGCAAGGGAAAGAACCTTACCGAATCATTTTGGCGGATAAATTGCCCTTTGTTTTTGCGGGTATCTGGCAGCAGCCGGGTGAGCTATCGGCTACAGGAACTCCCGAGTATAGCATCATTACTACGCAGGCTCCTTCTTCTATCAAAGATATTCACGACCGAATGCCGGTGATTTTGGATGAAGCTGCCTGGGATTTTTGGCTGAGCGATACGGAAGACGGCGAAGGCCTACAGGATGTACTTCGCCCGCTAGACGATAATAAATTAAGAGCTTACCCCGTTTCCAAACGAGTGAATAATGTTCAGAACGATGACGCCGAACTTATCACTCCACTTTCAAACGGTTAA